In a genomic window of Amblyomma americanum isolate KBUSLIRL-KWMA chromosome 4, ASM5285725v1, whole genome shotgun sequence:
- the LOC144128029 gene encoding uncharacterized protein LOC144128029, which yields MAGVFRSSLQTTVEIAVGDITKTVTAVRSSDGSCIPDGNGYLYEGADGERYVLVFEDEHTPASQPRASDESGIGASASAEAVAPIPASAEADLELWSGAKTRFLIDKYVQFKDLVGQKGGFRTKKMFWTRLTNLLNHEFGGTLSAVQVENKWKSLERSYKRARTKNNTSGHHRVPCEYEEELSKVLEKEHHIQPPALLETGASAGNSDVAAEDMNSSRDMEVPASMPRRKRQRTSSNSVLAETLLKLDAARAKRHEERMAKFDMLIEVMRTNKQ from the exons ATGGCGGGTGTTTTTCGAAGTTCGCTGCAGACGACGGTCGAAATAGCTGTCGGCGACATTACGAagacggtgacggctgtccgTAGCAGCGACGGCTCCTGCATTCCTGATGGGAATGGATACCTGTACGAGGGGGCAG acgGCGAACGCTACGTGCTTGTTTTCGAAGATGAGCACACACCTGCCAGCCAGCCACGTGCTTCCGACGAAAGCGGTATAGGTGCCTCTGCCTCAGCAGAAGCAGTTGCACCTATACCTGCTTCTGCGGAAGCAGATTTAGAGCTTTGGAGCGGCGCAAAAACGCGGTTTTTAATCGACAAATATGTTCAATTTAAGGACCTGGTTGGCCAGAAAGGGGGATTCAG gacaaaaaaaatgttctggACAAGGTTGACGAACCTCCTCAACCATGAGTTTGGAGGCACTCTTTCGGCTGTCCAAGTGGAAAACAAGTGGAAGTCGTTGGAGCGCAGCTACAAGcgagcaagaacaaaaaataacacaTCGGGGCACCACCGTGTGCCATGCGAGTACGAGGA GGAGCTGTCCAAGGTGCTGGAAAAAGAGCACCATATACAGCCACCAGCACTCCTCGAGACTGGAGCCTCTGCAGGAAACTCAGA TGTGGCTGCAGAGGACATGAACTCCTCCAGAGACATGGAGGTGCCGGCCAGCATGCCCCGCAGGAAGAGGCAGAGGACATCTTCAAACAGTGTCCTTGCCGAAACGCTGCTGAAGTTGGATGCAGCGAGAGCGAAGCGCCACGAAGAGCGCATGGCCAAGTTTGATATGCTGATTGAGGTCATGCGAACTAATAAGCAATAA